A window of the Candidatus Methylacidiphilales bacterium genome harbors these coding sequences:
- a CDS encoding FkbM family methyltransferase, whose amino-acid sequence MEFELEWADNSQLYFGLWERETYRWIERGVSGTDWGVDVGAGAGELLVYLKKRARLPRVIAIEASESELDRIKRNLRLNELQEGNGLAVIHAYASHHRGENYIRLDDLDLGEGKIGFIKIDVEGAELDVLKGAEKILREREVRLLIETHEEKLEEECKEFLSRLGYWVKVIKPYWWRKILPELRIVEHNRWIYAEKTRVSG is encoded by the coding sequence TTGGAATTTGAGCTAGAGTGGGCGGACAACAGTCAACTTTATTTTGGTTTGTGGGAGCGTGAAACCTATCGCTGGATTGAACGCGGCGTAAGTGGAACTGACTGGGGCGTAGATGTCGGTGCTGGAGCTGGAGAACTTTTGGTCTATCTCAAGAAACGTGCTCGACTGCCGCGAGTGATCGCGATTGAAGCCTCTGAGAGTGAACTCGACCGAATAAAAAGAAATTTGAGGCTAAATGAACTTCAAGAAGGCAATGGACTTGCTGTTATCCATGCTTATGCGAGTCATCATCGCGGCGAAAATTACATTCGACTGGATGACCTAGATTTAGGTGAGGGTAAGATTGGATTTATCAAAATCGATGTCGAAGGGGCTGAATTAGATGTATTGAAAGGAGCTGAAAAGATTTTGAGGGAACGGGAGGTGCGGCTTTTAATCGAGACACACGAGGAGAAATTGGAGGAAGAATGCAAAGAGTTTCTATCTAGGTTGGGGTATTGGGTCAAAGTCATAAAGCCCTACTGGTGGCGAAAGATTCTTCCAGAGCTTAGGATCGTCGAGCATAATCGCTGGATTTATGCGGAGAAAACAAGGGTTTCAGGATAA